One Candidatus Schekmanbacteria bacterium genomic window carries:
- a CDS encoding GNAT family N-acetyltransferase, producing MSIEYKVNAPVTADQFIELLRESTLGERRPIDDRECMEGMVKNSNLMVTAWNDGKLIGIARSMTDFHYACYLSDLAVHREYQKRGIGKR from the coding sequence ATGAGCATAGAGTACAAAGTGAACGCGCCGGTAACAGCAGATCAATTCATCGAACTGCTGCGCGAATCAACACTTGGCGAACGCAGGCCAATTGATGATCGGGAGTGCATGGAAGGAATGGTAAAAAATTCCAATCTAATGGTTACGGCCTGGAATGATGGAAAACTGATAGGCATTGCGCGCTCAATGACGGACTTTCATTATGCCTGTTATCTTTCTGATCTTGCAGTTCACAGGGAATATCAGAAAAGAGGCATTGGTAAGAGG